One Nitrospina watsonii DNA segment encodes these proteins:
- a CDS encoding DUF4912 domain-containing protein: MKPSELSSMTRQQLQDLAKRKKIPVTSNLRKEELVSKVGRALRKRDKEKAAAKQAKAVKKATVKTSGASPRSVGKSTAAGKPKAGARPAAASKKTKATPQAKTQPQSARAQTGTPGQKAPKKTAAKKALEAKKKAARKARVARTETYRRSTAKTRVPPPTKVDAELASKYILGPAPIHDESEREVRMDLPAGYGDHRLVMMVRDPYWVHCYWELQPQYIEDALKALDRSIQEVHWVLRMYSGAGRDHFFDTEISQSGRSHYVHLAPPGATFTAEIGVRDGQGHYATVVRSNSVTLPRDRPSSNMDEQWMLSDEELHHHYAGVESSYPEGAGPLAETRSSEGQPQQPSAGPGGASEYRPPSSSKK; the protein is encoded by the coding sequence ATGAAGCCCTCTGAGCTTTCCAGCATGACACGCCAGCAGTTGCAGGATCTGGCGAAGCGGAAAAAAATTCCCGTTACGTCCAACCTGCGCAAGGAAGAACTGGTCTCCAAGGTGGGGCGCGCGTTGCGCAAACGCGATAAAGAGAAGGCTGCTGCCAAACAGGCGAAGGCGGTCAAAAAAGCGACAGTGAAAACATCCGGCGCGTCTCCGCGCTCCGTTGGAAAATCCACCGCTGCCGGAAAACCCAAGGCGGGCGCGCGGCCGGCCGCAGCCTCCAAAAAAACGAAAGCAACTCCGCAGGCCAAGACCCAACCGCAATCCGCACGCGCTCAAACCGGAACGCCCGGCCAAAAAGCTCCAAAGAAAACGGCAGCGAAAAAGGCTCTCGAGGCCAAAAAGAAAGCCGCGCGCAAGGCCCGCGTTGCACGGACGGAAACTTACCGCCGGTCCACCGCCAAAACGCGCGTGCCGCCGCCCACTAAAGTGGACGCGGAACTGGCGTCGAAATACATCCTCGGTCCGGCGCCCATCCATGACGAGTCGGAACGGGAAGTGCGCATGGACCTGCCCGCGGGCTACGGCGACCACCGGCTGGTGATGATGGTGCGCGACCCCTACTGGGTGCACTGCTACTGGGAGTTGCAGCCACAATACATTGAAGATGCATTGAAGGCGCTCGACCGTTCGATCCAGGAGGTTCACTGGGTGCTGCGCATGTATTCGGGCGCAGGCCGCGATCACTTTTTCGATACGGAGATCAGCCAGTCGGGACGCAGTCACTACGTGCACCTCGCCCCGCCCGGCGCCACGTTCACAGCGGAGATCGGCGTGCGCGACGGACAGGGGCATTACGCCACCGTGGTGCGGTCGAATTCCGTGACGTTGCCCAGGGACCGTCCGTCGAGCAACATGGACGAGCAATGGATGCTGAGCGATGAAGAACTCCACCACCACTACGCGGGGGTGGAGTCGTCGTATCCGGAAGGTGCCGGTCCCTTGGCCGAGACGCGTTCGTCGGAAGGGCAGCCGCAACAGCCGTCCGCCGGGCCGGGGGGCGCCAGCGAGTACCGTCCGCCGTCTTCTTCCAAAAAATAA
- a CDS encoding glycoside hydrolase family 57 protein — protein MAKGYLALVLHAHLPFVRHPEYDEFLEEDWLYQAITETYIPLIRMFRGLAHDKVPFQLTMSLTPTLISMLSDPLLQGRYVRYLDRTLELANKEIDRTRHEPDFYNVAMMYKERLEASRDLFCNQYLENLVNAFVEFQDRGHLELITCGATHGYLPLMNGNVNAMRAQIRTAVRTHEVYLGRKPPGIWLPECAYVPGVEEILKSEGIGYFFVDTHGILYAEPKPKYGVYAPVFCPNGVAAFARDVESSKQVWSSKEGYPGDFDYRDFYRDIGFDLDYDYIKPYIASTGDRKMTGLKYHRITGDTDRKQPYHPYRALDKTAEHAGNFMFNRERQVEHLNGLMSKPPIVVAPYDAELFGHWWFEGPDFLNHLIRKIAHDTEIVELTTPGAHLGRFPKNQVVQPCMSSWGYKGYHEHWMSGENDWVYRHLHKAAERMVELAEKHPNANGVVERALNQAARELLLAQASDWAFIMFAGTMVEYAVKRTKDHLWRFTKLYEDIHSRHIDEVWLQDLELRDSAFPFIDYRAYL, from the coding sequence ATGGCCAAAGGATACCTCGCGCTCGTTTTGCACGCCCACCTGCCGTTCGTCCGCCACCCGGAGTACGACGAGTTTCTGGAAGAGGACTGGCTGTACCAGGCCATCACCGAAACCTACATCCCGCTCATCCGCATGTTCCGTGGGCTGGCGCACGACAAGGTGCCGTTTCAACTCACCATGTCGTTGACGCCGACCTTGATCTCCATGCTCAGCGACCCGCTTCTGCAAGGGCGTTACGTGCGCTACCTCGATCGCACGCTGGAGCTGGCGAACAAGGAAATCGACCGCACCCGCCACGAACCGGATTTTTACAACGTCGCCATGATGTACAAGGAACGGCTGGAAGCCTCGCGCGATCTGTTCTGCAACCAGTACCTCGAAAACCTGGTCAACGCGTTCGTCGAGTTTCAGGATCGCGGTCATCTGGAGCTCATCACCTGCGGCGCCACGCACGGCTACCTGCCGCTGATGAACGGGAATGTGAACGCCATGCGGGCGCAGATCCGCACCGCCGTACGCACGCACGAAGTCTATCTGGGACGCAAGCCGCCGGGCATCTGGCTGCCCGAATGCGCCTACGTGCCGGGCGTCGAGGAGATTTTGAAATCGGAAGGCATCGGCTATTTCTTTGTGGACACGCACGGCATTCTCTATGCCGAGCCGAAACCGAAGTACGGCGTCTATGCGCCGGTGTTCTGTCCCAACGGCGTCGCCGCCTTCGCCCGCGATGTGGAATCGTCGAAACAGGTGTGGAGTTCGAAGGAAGGGTATCCCGGCGATTTCGATTACCGCGACTTTTACCGCGACATCGGTTTCGATCTCGATTACGACTACATCAAGCCCTACATCGCCTCCACCGGCGACCGCAAGATGACCGGCCTCAAGTACCACCGCATCACCGGCGACACCGACCGCAAGCAGCCGTATCATCCTTACCGCGCACTGGATAAAACGGCGGAGCACGCGGGCAACTTCATGTTCAACCGCGAGCGGCAGGTCGAGCATTTGAACGGACTCATGAGCAAGCCGCCGATTGTGGTCGCGCCGTACGACGCCGAACTGTTCGGCCACTGGTGGTTCGAAGGTCCGGACTTCCTCAACCACCTCATCCGCAAGATTGCGCACGACACGGAGATCGTCGAACTCACCACGCCGGGCGCGCATCTGGGACGGTTTCCGAAGAATCAGGTGGTGCAGCCGTGCATGTCGAGTTGGGGATACAAAGGCTATCACGAGCACTGGATGAGCGGCGAGAACGACTGGGTGTACCGTCACCTGCACAAGGCCGCCGAGCGCATGGTGGAACTGGCGGAAAAACATCCGAATGCCAACGGCGTCGTGGAGCGCGCGCTCAACCAGGCGGCGCGGGAGTTGCTGCTGGCGCAGGCCAGCGACTGGGCGTTCATCATGTTCGCCGGCACCATGGTCGAGTACGCCGTCAAGCGCACCAAGGATCACCTGTGGCGCTTCACCAAACTGTACGAAGACATCCACAGCCGTCACATCGACGAAGTCTGGCTGCAAGACCTCGAACTGCGCGACAGCGCCTTCCCCTTCATCGACTACCGCGCGTATTTGTGA
- the apgM gene encoding 2,3-bisphosphoglycerate-independent phosphoglycerate mutase, which yields MKYLIVLANGLSDHPIAERDNKTPLTLADTPNLDRIAAEGRTGSVRTVPEGLPAGGEVSCLSLLGYDPEKHGAGAAEYVAHALGVEVKSNEVPLCCDFIILQTSHNDMIVKDFTAGQLSDHDAGMLIEALQDKVMAEGVVTFHSGKGYHNLMVMESAPFPSRLMPPNELIGEGIRQHIPQDAPYRDLVNIMNQAQIILHNHGLNRKRMADGGDAVNSVWFWGNANGRNRQPLPEFFSRFEKKGAVVTASLLMQGIARQAGMTVLQVEGATGFADTNYKGKVDAAITALETHDVVYLHMTGAEIVSLQGNIDDKIAAIEDMDEQVLEPILHFLETRKDVTLLVTENHMSSVDRMRYDSGPVPLAVYPPAKGKDATAKFDEDLVQNGAEHFKDGPALIEALLKGAL from the coding sequence ATGAAATATTTGATAGTTCTCGCCAATGGCTTGAGCGACCATCCCATTGCCGAGCGTGACAACAAGACGCCGCTGACGCTGGCGGACACCCCGAACCTGGATCGCATTGCGGCCGAAGGGCGTACCGGGTCCGTGCGCACGGTGCCGGAAGGCCTGCCCGCGGGCGGCGAGGTGTCGTGTCTGTCGCTTTTGGGTTACGACCCAGAGAAGCATGGTGCCGGCGCCGCCGAGTACGTGGCGCATGCGCTGGGCGTGGAGGTGAAAAGCAACGAAGTGCCCTTGTGCTGCGATTTCATCATCCTGCAAACCAGCCACAACGACATGATCGTGAAAGATTTCACCGCCGGGCAACTGTCGGACCACGACGCGGGCATGTTGATCGAGGCTTTGCAGGACAAGGTGATGGCCGAAGGCGTGGTGACCTTCCATTCCGGCAAGGGGTATCACAATTTGATGGTGATGGAGAGCGCGCCGTTTCCCTCCCGCCTCATGCCGCCGAATGAATTGATCGGCGAGGGCATTCGTCAGCACATTCCGCAGGACGCTCCGTACCGCGATTTGGTCAACATCATGAACCAGGCGCAGATCATCCTGCATAACCATGGGCTCAACCGCAAGCGCATGGCGGATGGCGGTGACGCGGTCAACAGCGTCTGGTTCTGGGGCAATGCCAACGGACGCAACCGGCAACCGCTGCCAGAATTTTTCAGCCGCTTCGAGAAAAAAGGCGCGGTGGTGACGGCGTCGCTTTTGATGCAGGGCATCGCCCGCCAGGCGGGCATGACGGTTTTGCAAGTTGAGGGCGCGACGGGTTTTGCCGATACCAATTATAAAGGAAAGGTCGATGCGGCCATCACGGCGCTTGAAACGCACGACGTGGTTTACCTGCATATGACCGGCGCGGAGATCGTGTCTCTGCAAGGCAACATCGACGACAAGATCGCCGCCATTGAGGACATGGATGAACAGGTGCTGGAACCGATCCTGCACTTTCTGGAAACGCGCAAGGACGTCACCCTGCTGGTCACGGAAAACCACATGAGCAGTGTCGATCGCATGCGTTACGATAGCGGACCGGTGCCGCTCGCCGTGTATCCGCCGGCGAAGGGCAAGGACGCCACCGCAAAATTTGACGAGGACCTGGTGCAGAACGGAGCGGAACATTTTAAAGACGGTCCGGCGCTCATCGAAGCGTTGCTGAAAGGAGCGTTGTGA
- a CDS encoding aspartate kinase has product MNRTLVVQKYGGTSVGSLDNIRRVARRVKMAWEAGQNVLVVVSAMAGETDKLLGMANELSERPERREIDLLLSSGERVSSALLSIALHAIGCPAVALTGRQMGLLTDNSHTRARIKQIEAHRAQEVLGRNHVVVCAGFQGINELGDVTTLGRGGSDTSAVALAVAVKADRCEIYTDVKGVYTADPRVVPNARKLHVVSFDEMLEMASLGAKVLQLRCVEFAKNFNIPLVVRSSFDEEDEGTYICKECPDMEEPVVSGVMYDKDQSKITVKGVPDRPGVAAKLFSALAAESLSVDMIIQNVSAEGHTDISFTLPTAHLKEAEPIVDSVAKAIQARSVESDSQISKISVVGAGMRSHFGVAARIFQTLSDEGINVIMISTSEIRVSCVIEKKYTELAVRSLHDAFNLEHEPERVVEPEPASSVDPGDTV; this is encoded by the coding sequence GTGAACCGAACTCTGGTGGTACAGAAATACGGCGGCACCTCGGTGGGGTCGCTGGACAACATCCGCCGCGTGGCGCGCCGGGTCAAAATGGCGTGGGAAGCCGGGCAGAACGTGCTGGTGGTGGTCTCGGCCATGGCCGGAGAAACCGATAAGTTGCTGGGCATGGCGAACGAGTTGTCGGAGCGACCCGAACGGCGGGAGATCGACCTGCTGCTTTCGTCCGGCGAGCGGGTATCGAGCGCGCTGTTGTCGATTGCGCTGCACGCCATCGGCTGTCCGGCGGTGGCGTTGACGGGACGGCAGATGGGCCTGCTGACCGACAATTCGCACACCCGCGCCCGCATCAAACAGATCGAGGCGCACCGCGCGCAGGAAGTGCTCGGCCGCAACCACGTGGTGGTGTGTGCCGGGTTCCAGGGCATCAATGAACTGGGCGATGTCACCACGCTGGGCCGGGGGGGATCGGACACCTCCGCCGTGGCGCTGGCGGTGGCGGTGAAGGCCGACCGGTGCGAGATTTATACCGACGTCAAAGGGGTTTACACCGCCGATCCGCGGGTGGTGCCCAACGCCCGCAAGCTGCATGTGGTATCCTTTGATGAAATGCTGGAGATGGCCAGCCTGGGCGCGAAGGTGCTGCAACTGCGCTGTGTCGAGTTTGCCAAAAATTTCAACATTCCCCTGGTCGTGAGATCCTCTTTTGACGAGGAAGACGAGGGAACGTATATCTGCAAGGAGTGTCCCGATATGGAAGAGCCCGTCGTCTCCGGGGTCATGTACGACAAGGATCAATCGAAGATCACCGTCAAGGGCGTGCCGGACCGGCCGGGCGTGGCGGCGAAACTGTTCAGTGCGCTGGCGGCGGAATCGCTGTCCGTGGACATGATCATCCAGAACGTCAGCGCCGAAGGCCACACGGACATTTCCTTCACGCTGCCGACCGCGCACCTGAAGGAAGCCGAGCCGATCGTGGACTCGGTGGCCAAGGCGATCCAGGCGCGGAGCGTGGAGTCGGACTCGCAGATCTCGAAAATTTCAGTGGTGGGTGCGGGCATGCGCAGCCATTTCGGGGTTGCGGCGCGTATTTTTCAGACGTTGTCGGATGAAGGCATCAACGTCATCATGATCAGCACGTCGGAGATCCGTGTCTCCTGCGTCATTGAAAAGAAATACACGGAGTTGGCGGTGCGTTCCCTGCACGACGCCTTCAACCTGGAACACGAACCCGAACGCGTGGTCGAACCGGAACCGGCGTCCTCCGTCGATCCCGGCGACACGGTTTGA
- the cimA gene encoding citramalate synthase encodes MTTIKIYDTTLRDGSQAEDITFTVEDKIRIAHKLDENGFHYIEGGWPGSNPKDVDFFDKVKHSTFKQAKIVAFGSTRSPRKKADQDPNLNHLLRAGTEVVTIFGKSWDMHVKQALETDLDENLRMVAESIRFLKQRTSEVLFDAEHFFDGYKKNPEYAFKVIKEAERAGADWIVLCDTNGGSMPWEVHSIFETVAGEIKTKLGVHTHNDSELGVANALAAVKAGALQVQGTVNGYGERCGNCNLVSVVPNLKLKMGLDCLSDEHMKKLKALSSFVDELANRSHWNHQPFVGKSAFAHKGGVHVSAIRKNRETYEHIDPEKVGNQTRILVSDLSGKSNIVFKAQEFGLDIDSKDPKVQELLEQLKRAERLGFQYEGAEGSFELMMREGLGQREEHFEFVGFRVIVEKRREDEAPIAEATVKVKVNGVQEVTAAEGDGPVNALDKALRKALTRFYPELEEMSLYDYKVRILDERKGTSAKIRVLLESGDHNSKWGTVGVSEDIIEASWQALIDAILYKLGIASRHEKVTPGTPAP; translated from the coding sequence ATGACAACGATCAAAATCTACGACACCACATTGCGCGATGGTTCTCAGGCCGAGGACATCACCTTCACGGTGGAAGATAAAATCCGCATCGCCCACAAGCTGGACGAAAACGGTTTCCACTACATCGAAGGCGGCTGGCCGGGGTCCAATCCGAAGGACGTGGACTTCTTCGACAAGGTGAAGCATTCCACCTTCAAGCAGGCGAAGATCGTTGCGTTTGGCAGCACGCGTTCACCGCGCAAGAAAGCGGATCAGGACCCGAATCTCAACCATCTTTTGCGCGCGGGCACGGAGGTGGTCACCATCTTCGGTAAAAGTTGGGACATGCACGTCAAGCAGGCGTTGGAAACGGACCTCGATGAAAACCTGCGTATGGTGGCGGAAAGCATCCGGTTCCTGAAACAACGCACGAGCGAGGTGCTGTTCGATGCGGAACATTTTTTCGACGGCTACAAGAAAAATCCCGAGTACGCGTTCAAGGTCATCAAGGAAGCGGAACGCGCTGGTGCGGACTGGATTGTGTTGTGCGACACCAACGGCGGTTCCATGCCGTGGGAAGTGCATTCGATTTTTGAAACGGTGGCGGGAGAGATCAAAACGAAACTCGGCGTGCACACGCACAACGATTCCGAACTGGGCGTGGCCAATGCGCTGGCCGCGGTGAAGGCGGGCGCGCTTCAAGTTCAGGGTACGGTCAATGGTTATGGCGAACGCTGCGGCAACTGCAACCTCGTCTCGGTGGTGCCCAATCTGAAACTGAAGATGGGTCTGGACTGCCTCAGCGACGAACACATGAAGAAGTTGAAGGCCCTGTCGTCGTTCGTGGATGAGTTGGCCAACCGTTCGCATTGGAACCATCAGCCGTTCGTCGGCAAGAGTGCGTTCGCGCACAAGGGTGGCGTGCACGTTTCCGCCATCCGCAAAAACCGCGAAACCTACGAGCACATCGATCCTGAAAAGGTGGGCAACCAGACGCGAATCCTGGTGTCGGATCTCTCCGGCAAGAGCAACATCGTGTTCAAGGCGCAGGAGTTTGGCCTGGACATCGATTCCAAAGACCCCAAGGTGCAGGAGCTGCTGGAACAGCTCAAGCGCGCCGAACGGCTGGGTTTCCAGTACGAAGGCGCGGAGGGTTCGTTCGAGTTGATGATGCGCGAGGGCCTCGGCCAGCGTGAAGAGCATTTCGAATTCGTCGGCTTCCGTGTGATCGTCGAAAAACGCCGGGAAGACGAAGCCCCCATTGCCGAAGCCACGGTCAAGGTCAAGGTCAACGGCGTGCAGGAAGTCACCGCGGCGGAGGGCGACGGCCCTGTCAACGCGCTCGACAAGGCGTTGCGCAAGGCGCTGACCCGGTTCTACCCGGAACTGGAAGAGATGAGCCTGTACGATTACAAGGTGCGCATCCTCGACGAACGCAAGGGCACCAGCGCGAAGATCCGTGTGTTGCTCGAATCCGGCGACCACAATTCAAAGTGGGGCACCGTCGGCGTTTCCGAAGACATCATCGAAGCCAGCTGGCAGGCGTTGATCGACGCCATCCTCTACAAGCTGGGCATCGCGTCCCGGCATGAGAAGGTCACTCCGGGAACTCCCGCTCCGTAA
- the glnE gene encoding bifunctional [glutamate--ammonia ligase]-adenylyl-L-tyrosine phosphorylase/[glutamate--ammonia-ligase] adenylyltransferase, whose product MNIVTRLSSLVLQGETWSDSWSEPLTGVGFDDAKKAWHNLMVLKDHANFSELYPSFFPSLLECLDHSYDPDLALNNFERLAGKLEDKEYFYSFLTREPEFLNALIILFSGSQILTDSLLRHPEFFDWLAEPDTLNETQTRDQIYRDFYTLKDLSPPKTTTPSLLRTFKKREYIRIGLRDLMGLAGTRETLENLSDLADVCLQVAYEYAHRELVAKHGVPLFRDIDDTEKESEFAILSMGKLGGRELNYSSDIDLIYIYTSGQGETQPQNGITPTVGPITSYEFHTKLGQHITRTINEITAEGNVFRVDLNLRPEGQSGEIAHSLSFCETYYESVGRTWERQALIKARVSAGSERLGSQFFSMIRPFVYRKTLDFNSIEEVKSLKRKVDANLKQKKQEKGNIKLGFGGIREIEFIIQSYQLLFGGRDSSLRDASTLTTLAKLKEREYFEEDDYRKLHDAYIFLRNLENRVQLAFGLQTYSIPKKTRSQAVLARKMGFEAETPQELADRLHEEFNRHTQFVGALFSQLFSADEDQKAAHNTSQKWDARQDIESRFSEEYLEQFPFADPKRAYQFFCSLRDGSTSQPATERGIHIFYKVLPKILGRCRQAPNANAAVENLVKFLEASKARESYLALLNDNEKFLELLLILFGASETLSAFLIKQPNFIDVLSNVESLYRFKTPEKMQRELQEILNPCNTLEQRNLALRWFKQAEELRIGMRYLIHEADLPGTLMDLSNLADLYLKSVLNLAWERVQGDAKDTLKRERFAIIGLGKLGGRELNFGSDLDIIFIYGQDDEAPAEDLPAVTLYSQIAQSIYQLSSESSAVGPAYKIDTDLRPEGSRGALVLSLKGYRDYFESRGRIWEQQAMTRARFIAGDEDLGQRFLEVAHRFTYRSKLEYGSLIEIARLRERMEKELAEESKKGRNVKLGHGGLADIEFTVQILQLMHGRRNPKLRATHTLEIISTLSAYGILHHDQAERLQKQYQFLRNLECSLRLMNPQSTNHLPKDPVMLEVLARMLGYRSETGDAAEALLEDYEHTTQGVRTFYTTNLDTFLRTAL is encoded by the coding sequence ATGAACATCGTTACCCGCTTGAGTTCCCTCGTGCTGCAAGGCGAAACCTGGTCGGACTCGTGGAGCGAGCCGCTGACCGGCGTCGGCTTTGACGACGCCAAAAAAGCCTGGCACAACCTCATGGTGCTGAAAGACCATGCCAATTTTTCCGAGCTGTACCCTTCTTTTTTTCCATCGTTGCTGGAATGTCTCGATCATTCCTACGATCCGGACCTTGCGCTCAATAATTTCGAGCGGCTCGCCGGGAAACTGGAAGACAAGGAGTACTTTTATTCTTTCCTCACTCGCGAACCGGAATTTTTGAATGCGCTCATTATCCTGTTTTCCGGCAGTCAGATTCTGACCGACTCGCTGCTCCGTCATCCGGAGTTTTTCGACTGGCTCGCCGAACCGGACACACTGAACGAGACCCAGACCCGGGACCAGATTTACCGCGACTTTTATACACTCAAGGATCTGTCTCCGCCAAAAACCACGACGCCGTCCTTGCTGCGCACATTCAAAAAACGGGAATACATCCGCATCGGTTTGCGCGATCTCATGGGCCTTGCCGGCACCCGGGAGACATTGGAAAACCTGTCGGACCTCGCCGACGTGTGCCTGCAAGTCGCTTACGAATACGCGCATCGCGAGTTGGTCGCCAAACACGGCGTCCCTCTTTTCCGCGATATCGATGACACGGAAAAAGAATCCGAGTTCGCCATCCTGTCGATGGGCAAGCTGGGCGGACGCGAACTGAATTACAGTTCGGACATCGACCTCATCTATATCTACACCAGTGGGCAGGGCGAAACGCAGCCGCAAAACGGAATCACGCCCACCGTCGGCCCCATCACGAGCTACGAGTTCCACACCAAGCTGGGCCAACACATCACCCGCACCATCAACGAAATCACGGCAGAGGGCAACGTGTTCCGTGTCGATTTGAACCTGCGGCCGGAAGGCCAGAGCGGCGAGATCGCGCATTCTCTTTCCTTTTGCGAAACCTATTACGAATCGGTGGGACGCACCTGGGAACGACAGGCGCTGATCAAGGCCCGCGTGTCCGCCGGCAGCGAACGGTTGGGCTCGCAGTTTTTTTCCATGATCCGGCCGTTCGTGTACCGCAAAACGCTCGACTTCAACTCCATCGAGGAAGTGAAATCCCTGAAGCGCAAGGTGGACGCCAACCTGAAGCAAAAGAAACAGGAAAAAGGCAACATCAAACTGGGGTTCGGCGGCATCCGCGAAATCGAATTCATCATCCAGTCCTATCAATTGTTGTTCGGGGGCCGCGACTCCAGCCTGCGCGATGCCAGCACACTGACCACGCTGGCAAAACTCAAGGAACGGGAATATTTCGAAGAAGACGACTATCGGAAGCTGCACGATGCGTATATTTTTCTGCGCAATCTGGAGAACCGCGTGCAACTGGCCTTTGGCCTGCAAACCTACAGCATCCCGAAAAAGACGCGCAGCCAGGCGGTGCTTGCCCGCAAAATGGGATTCGAGGCCGAGACCCCGCAAGAGCTGGCCGATCGATTGCATGAGGAATTCAACCGCCACACGCAGTTTGTCGGCGCCCTGTTCAGCCAGCTGTTCTCCGCCGACGAGGATCAGAAGGCGGCGCACAACACATCCCAAAAATGGGACGCGCGTCAGGACATCGAAAGCCGGTTTTCCGAAGAGTACCTGGAACAATTCCCGTTCGCCGACCCCAAACGCGCCTATCAATTTTTCTGTTCCCTGCGCGACGGCTCCACATCGCAACCGGCAACGGAACGCGGCATCCACATCTTCTACAAAGTGCTGCCCAAAATTTTGGGCCGCTGCCGCCAGGCGCCGAATGCCAATGCCGCCGTGGAAAACCTAGTCAAATTTCTCGAGGCCAGCAAAGCCCGCGAGAGTTATCTAGCGCTGTTGAACGACAATGAAAAATTTCTGGAGTTGCTGCTCATCCTGTTCGGCGCCAGCGAAACACTCTCCGCGTTTTTGATCAAGCAGCCCAACTTCATCGACGTGTTGTCCAACGTCGAATCGCTGTACCGGTTCAAGACACCGGAAAAGATGCAGCGCGAGTTGCAGGAAATTCTCAACCCCTGCAACACACTGGAGCAACGCAACCTCGCTCTGCGCTGGTTCAAGCAGGCGGAGGAATTGCGCATTGGCATGCGTTACCTGATTCACGAGGCGGACCTGCCCGGCACGCTGATGGACCTGTCCAACCTCGCGGACCTTTACCTGAAGTCCGTGCTCAATCTGGCATGGGAGCGCGTGCAGGGCGATGCCAAAGACACACTGAAACGCGAACGGTTTGCCATCATTGGCCTGGGCAAGCTGGGCGGACGCGAACTCAATTTCGGGTCCGACCTCGATATCATCTTCATCTACGGCCAGGACGACGAGGCCCCGGCGGAGGACCTGCCCGCCGTGACCCTGTATTCCCAGATCGCGCAAAGCATCTATCAGCTTTCATCGGAAAGCTCGGCGGTCGGTCCGGCTTATAAAATCGATACCGACCTGCGGCCGGAGGGCAGCCGCGGCGCGCTGGTGCTTTCTCTCAAAGGCTACCGGGATTATTTCGAGTCGCGGGGCCGCATCTGGGAACAGCAGGCGATGACCCGCGCCCGCTTCATCGCCGGGGACGAAGACCTGGGCCAGCGGTTTCTGGAGGTGGCGCACCGCTTCACCTACCGCTCCAAACTGGAATACGGCTCGCTCATCGAAATCGCGCGCCTGCGCGAACGCATGGAAAAAGAACTGGCGGAGGAAAGCAAAAAAGGCAGGAACGTAAAACTGGGTCACGGCGGGCTGGCGGATATCGAATTCACCGTGCAAATCCTGCAACTGATGCACGGCCGGCGCAATCCCAAGCTGCGCGCCACACACACCTTGGAAATCATCTCCACCCTGTCGGCGTACGGCATCCTGCACCACGACCAGGCGGAACGGCTGCAGAAACAATATCAGTTTCTGCGCAACCTGGAGTGCAGCCTGCGGTTGATGAACCCGCAATCGACCAACCATCTGCCGAAAGACCCCGTCATGCTGGAAGTGCTGGCGCGCATGCTGGGCTACCGCTCAGAAACCGGAGACGCGGCAGAGGCCTTGCTGGAGGATTACGAACACACCACTCAGGGCGTGCGCACTTTCTACACCACCAACCTGGACACCTTCCTCAGGACGGCCCTGTAG